The window GGCCGCACCTCCATGGGAATGACAGGGTTCGTTTATAGGATAGCTTCTAATAAAAAAGCCATTCATGTATTCATGAATGGCTTTTTTTATTGGCTACTTCCTGATTTCCTGATTAAGAAAGCTAATACCTTATTTACCTTTTATTTGATGATTACTGAACTGCAGTTACTGCTTTGTAAGCATTCACTCTGCCGTGGCCATACAGCGGGTCTCTGCCAGGTTTACCCAGATCATCAGCTGAAGCTCTCATTACTGCTTCAACTTTAGCAGGATCCATGTCTCCGCCATTCTGGCCAACGATCAGCGCAGCAACACCTGCAGCATGAGGTCCAGCCATGCTGGTGCCTACAGACCAATAGTAGTTACCGGCTGGATTAGTGCCATTGCCAGCGCTGTACACATAATCAAATGCATAAGCATATTGACGAATACCGGCGATGCTAATGATTTCAAAACCACGATCTTCAAATGCTAGAAGATAATCACCACCTGGGGCTGCAAAATCCACATCAGATGTTCCGTAGTTTGAATACGAAGCCAGATTATCAAGATTAGTATTGAATGGATCCAGTATCCAGCCAATTGGGGCAGTAGCAGATATTGAAATCACACTTGGTGAACTGGATGGTATATGAACCAAAGATTTGTCACGCTGACCATTGTTGGCATCATTACCGGCAGAAGCGATAAGAGTAACTCCTTGTTGTTTCGCATAAGAGGTTACTTTATTGATAGCGGTGATCAACTCCTGAACGGCTTTTGTATCGCTAACGATAAAGTCATCGGAAGGATCATCTGGTGTCCCATTGTCATCTAGGAACTTGCCGTTACGTGGAACAGCAGCTCCTAAGCTCATATTAATTACATCAGCACCCTGCGCTGTAGCATGCAGAATACCCTGCATCATCCATCCAAAAGAGCCCGAACCTGAATCACGCAATACTTTCACAAGAATCAGTTGTGCTTCCGGAGCAACACCAATAATGCCTATCCCATTGTCGGCAGCAGCGATAGTACCGGCAGTGTGAGTGCCGTGGCTGCCAACATCTGGAAGTGCATATTGTAATACCTCACCAGTTACAAAGTTCTTAGACGCGGCCATATCTATGTTTGGGGCCAGGTCAGGATGATCCAGGTCAAAGCCACTGTCAAGTACTGCTATGCGAACCCCTTTGCCACGAGCTCCTGCATTCCATGCTTCAGGTGCGTCTATTGCATCATGTCCCCACTGCAGGTCAAAACGCTGGTCATCATCTCCGCTGAAAGGAGGATTGCCATAGGTGTCCTCATCAGCTTCTATTACTTTATGTGTTGTTGGATCATACCACTGTACTTCCAGATCTCGAATCACAGAGCTTACACCTTTTATTTTGCCAGCTTTGGCAGCAAAATTGGGATCGGTTGAAGTAACGGTTGCAATACCTACTTCATCCATTGTTGCAGTTACCTCACCATTCAGAGATTTAATCTGTTGTTTTAGATCAGCCGGAAGGGTGCCTGTTGAAATCACAATGTAGCTATTGTATTTCAGCTTAATCAGCTGACTGGCTGAGCCATCATTCAGGTTTGCTGCACTCATAATGGCAGGAGATGTTGGATTCTCTGCATCAAGCTCTAGATTGTCGCTGCAGCTGAAGGACACAGTAAGGCCTAGCATAAGGCCGTAAACGGCCCCGGATTTGTAATTAATCTTCATAGATTTTTTAAAAGATGGATATGTGATTGTGTAATGAATACAAAGGAATAAGTAAAAAAGTGCGTTGTAGCAGCAATTATTTTTAAAAAAGATAAATAGCTTCCAAATGATTGGGTAGTAACTATTATTATCAAAACAAGTTAATAATCAATGAATCAAAATCCAATTAAAATTTTAAAATGAAATTTATTTTTAACGTACATGCCCTTTGTTGAGCAATCTGTTGTATTACTATCATGTAAGATATACAATATGATTGCCTGTAAAAAATGGTGTAATAATTTTAATGATATTTTAATATGTAACTACCGTTCATGCCTGTCTGCAGCTGATGTTAATGATGGAGCAGAAAACAGCTGCCGGAAGTGCAGGTAAAATTCTCCTGCGCATTTGTAACTTATGCCAAATCTTTTTACTTGCCGGAGAATTCTATTTTTAGATCTGTCATAAATCCTGCTGCCATGAAGGTTATTTTTTTCAGCACAAAAGCATACGATAAACAATTCTTTACCCAGGCTAATCAGCAATGGGGATTTAATCTTGATTTTCTGGAAGTGCCTCTGAACCGCAGCACTGCCGTACTGGCCAGAGGCCATGAGGTGGTATGTGTGTTTGTAAACGATGTAGTTAATGCCGATGTGCTGGAGGAGCTGGCACGGCAGGGCGTAAGGCTACTGGCTTTGCGCTGCGCCGGCTACAACAATGTAGACCTTAAAAAGGCTGCCGAGCTGGGTATCAAGGTAGTGCGTGTACCTGCTTACTCACCCTATTCAGTAGCAGAGCATACCCTTGCCCTTATTCTGACCCTGAACCGCAAGACCCACAGGGCCTACAACCGGGTTAAGGAGGGTAACTTTGCCCTCAGTGGACTAATGGGTTTTGATTTGCATGGCAAAACGGTAGGGCTGATAGGCCTGGGCAAAATCGGACTTGTTACCGGCCGTATCCTGAAAGGCTTTGGCTGCAGGGTGCTGGGCTATGATATCCAAAGATCAGCAGAAGCAGACGAGACAGGCATAGAATTTTCAGACCTGGATATGCTTTACGCCCAGTCGGATATTATCTCCCTGCACTGCCCCCTGACGCCCGATACCTACCACCTGATTAACGAGAACAGCATTGCCCGGATGAAAAAAGGAGTGATGCTGATCAATACCAGCCGTGGAGCGCTTATAGATACCAGGGCAGTGATTGCAGGTCTTAAAAGCGAACAGATCAGCTACCTGGGGCTGGATGTGTACGAAGAAGAAGCTGACCTGTTTTTTGAAGATCTCTCCAGCAGGGTAATCCAGGACGATGTTTTCATGCGCCTGCTCTCTTTTAACAATGTACTGATCACCGGCCACCAGGCCTTCTTTACCAGCAATGCCCTGCAAAGTATTGCCGAGGTAACGCTGCATAATATTTCCCAGTTTCAAAATCAGCAGGCGCTGCAAAATGAGGTTTGTCTGGCCTAAACCTGCCTCTTAACCCGGAATGCCTTGCTGCTATGGCCTATTTCCTAGCCCTTTTGCCTATTGTACTGCTCATTGTGCTTTCGCTGCTGCGAAGTGTAAAGGAGGCTGTGCTGGTGGCTGCCCTGCTAAGTGCCGTGCTTTTTTTTTACTGGGGTGCAGGGGTAAATCATTTTCTGGGTACCCTGGCTGTATCGCTGGTTACCACACTTAACATTCTGATGATCGTGTTCGGGGCTGCCTTTCTGTACAACATCATGGATAAAACAGGGATGATTGGTAAAATAAGCCACTCTCTGGATGATCTGCACCCCTCTAAGGAACTACGCTTTTTTCTACTTGCCATCTGCCTCACTGCTTTTTTCGAAGGGTGGCTGGCTTTGGTACGCCGGGTGCCATTGTGCCACTGCTGCTCATAGCCATGGGCTTTGAGGCGGTACTTTCTGTATCGGTGGTGCTGCTGTTCGATGGACTTTTTGCCCTTTTTGGGGCGGTTGGTACCCCTGTATTGATTGGCCTGCAGGTACCGCTGCAGCTATCGCCCCATCAGGTACAGCAGATCAGCCTGCTGGCTGCCGGGCTGGGGGTGCTGGCAAGCAGCGTAATATTGCTGTTTATCTTCAGGCTTTTTGCTGCCAGCCATGCGCCCCTGCAACATAAGGGAAAAGTAGTTTTGCTCTACCTCTTTTTTGCCGTTCCCTTTTGCCTGTTTGCATACCTGATTGCCGAGCTGGCCACCGTACTGGCCGCCCTGCTGATGCTGGCGCTCTCCATCTGGTATTTAAAACGCCGGGACACCCGCATCGACCTTAGCCCCTGGCTGCCCTATCTGCTGCTGGCTATCCTGCTCTTACTACCCAAGCTTTTTAATCCCCTAAGCCGCTGGATTGGCTGGGATGTAGGTTTCGCAGATCTATTTGGCAGCGGCATCAGCACTTCCTTCAAGCCGATGCAATCGCCCCTGATTCCATTTTTGATCGTGGGCTTTGGCGTAGCCTTATACAAGAAAAGCCCGTCACTTTACCTGGGAGATGCGTTTAAAAAGATTCTCAATGTGTTTGTGGTGCTGTTTCCTTCCATTGCCGTTGCACAGCTGATGATCAATTCAGGCGTAACGCAGCCCTCCATGATCCAGTATATTTCAGAGCTGCAGAGCGGCCTGGGGAGCTTCTACCCCCTTATGGCTCCTTTTGTAGGAGTGGTTGGTGCATTTATTACCGGCAGTACCACTATTTCTAATGTAGTATTTGGTGCATCGCAGCTGGAAACAGCTCAGCTCCTGGCCATGGAGCCGGTTGTTATTCTATCGCTGCAGCATACAGGTGCTGCGCTGGGTAACTCCATCTGCCTGTTCAATATTAATGCTGCCGCCTCTATTGCCAACCTGCAAAATTACCGGCAGGTGCTGGCAAATAACCTGCTGCCTGCTGTTTGTGGTACCCTGCTGGCAGGCCTGTTGGGTTTGGGACTCTTGTTTCTGCTTTAGAAGACTATAGCAGGTAGTGCGCCGGGAACAGTAGGGCTTTGGTTGCCAGCCTGATTACTGTAGACTTAAAACACTAATGCCTGAAATTAAGCTGATCTTTTCTATTACTATGGTTTTTTTACTACTATAGCAGTACTGAAGAGGTGCTGATCAAAAGCCCGTTTTATCATTGCTTCTTTATTTAACATTAGTCCTATCAATGGAGATTCATAATATCAGGATCAGGGTACCCATTAGTGTTCCCTACGCCTCGCTGGAAGAAGCGATAAGGTTGAAAATGGTTGGAGAATATATTTCAGCAAAAGACGATTCCGGAGCGGAGGTAAAATACGCGCAGATTCTCGGTGTAAGCCTTTTTAATAGCAGCCTGAAGAATTATGACCTAACCCTGGCCTTAAGGCTAAAGGTGCTGCGTACGCTGTTTAAAAAGGATAGTGTTGATATCTACGTCCATGCAGCGATGGGGTATGACAATAGCAGGCAAGAACTTTTTTTGAGCCGTTACAACATGGATGTGCGAACTCAGAGCAGTTTTTACAACACCGGCCTGGAGGTGTTGGCCAACACAATAGCCAATAGTAAAATAATGGGTAAATCCAGGGTCAACCTGGGTGCAAAAATAGGGGAGCAGGTCCGGAAGATCAACAGCCAGCTGGAAACAGGTCTTGATGTGAAAGGCCTGAAGCTGACAGGTACCGTTGCCTCGGTAGAGGTGCAGAATATTATGCTGCAGGAAGCCAGCCTTTCACTCGTCGTGATTGTAAGTGCAGATGTTGAAGTGCAGGTGATTGATCTGACCAGCCTGCTTCCTCCCGGTTTACTACCTGGTTCAGGAGGTGTGGCGCAATAGCTTTTTCACTATTGTCTTGTGATTTTACCAGCATCAGGGGTGTTTTTACACCAGCATGATGCCGGCTGCAAAACGGCCGGAGTCGCCTTTTCTGGCAGAGAAAAAGTGCTGGTTGTTTTTTACCGTACACAGGTTTGTAATTTCTATGGCGGAGTCTTTAACACCGAACTCCTGCAGCTGCATTTTATTAGCCATCCAGAGATCAAGCCTGGCCTTTTGGCCGGCCTGTGGATTAAGTAAATCACTATGTGCCCCAAATGCTTTCTCTACCTCCTGCACCACCTCCGGGCCAACCTCGTAAGATTCCTGGCACACAGAAGGCCCTATGCAGGCTAACAGATCTGTGCCCCTTGTGCCAAAAGCCGATTGCATTTCCTGAAGCGTCTTTTTCAGTATATGGGCAACAGTGCCTCTCCAGCCTGAATGTACGGCGCCTACCGCAGCATTCTTTCGGTCGTACAGCAGAATGGGCACACAGTCGGCCGCCAGAACAGCAATGCAGAGGCCTTTTTCATTGGTGATGAGTGCATCTGTTTCCATCAGCTCCTGCTTTTCTGTATGGCTGCTTACCCTTGTAATATTGGTTTTATGCACCTGTGATGGTAAGTACAGCTGATGCTCCCCAACGCCCATGGCTGCTGCCAGCCGGCTTCTGTTGGTCTGTATCTCTTCCCGGTCTGGCGAGCTTGAGTAGCTTAGGGTAAACTCTTTTCCCTCTTCTGCTGTGCTTCTGTCGGTTATAAAATGCTTAACCGCAGCTTCTTTGCTTAAGCTTTCACACTGCCATAGCCTGAGGCCATTCATTAAGACTTGCTTCATATTACAATTTTTGCCGGGTGCTGATAAATGCACTTTAAATATAGCTAAAAACTATTGCAGGTGCAGCCGCAGACTTTTTCAGGAGATAAGTCAAATAAACCGCTCTGGCCGGAATAACAAAAATAAATGTATGTAGCATCACAGGCTTTGGTCTTTTCAGAAAAAGGGATCAGGCACTAATAAGTTGTTTGTAGAATAAAAATGTTATTTTTTTTTGCCTTCCAATGGTGGGTTTTTTTAGTTTTACCTCCGGACATGCACTACTTTTTAGGAGGTTATCCTTATTTAAGATCCTCCACATGTTGATGGCTTGTTTTTGGCCATGGATTATATGCCAGTGCATCGTTTAAAAAACAGGACAGATAGCAGGGATCATACCCATGCAATATTAGTCCTGAATATGTTAACCCTGGATAGGACATTTCTTTTACCTTATTATCAAAAAGGGCTTATGTTTTTTGAGCTGTAGCTTTAATTTTTTCAGAGGGCAGCATTTCGTTAATGTACTTAAGAATGGATGAGCTGAGGAGTTATAAAAATAGGTTAACGTTTTCTGAGGTTAGGTTTGAGGCGATTGCACAAACGGCTACTGATGTTATTGTTATTTCTGACGAACATTCTAACATCATTTTTGCCAATAATAAGGCATACGAGGTTTTTGGCTATCAGCAGGGAGAGCTCGTGGGCCTAAGCCTGGGTGTTCTCATGCCAGAACGTTACAGGCAGGGGCATATTACGGGCATGCAGCGTTATATGGCTTCTGGTATTCCAAAGCTTATTGGGCATACCATTGAAATTGAAGGCTTACGCAAAGATGGTACAGTATTTCCGCTGGAGCTTTCCCTGTCGTCCTGGAAGGAAGAAGAAAACTACTTTTTCTCAGGCATCATCCGCGATATAACCAAACGAAAGCAGCAGGAAAAAGAAAAAGAGAAGAACGGGTTGTTGCTGGTGGAAAAGCAGAAAGAATTAGAGGCGGCCAATGAAGAGCTTCTGCTTTTTCAGGAAGAATTACAGGCCACCAACGAAGAGCTAAGGGCCTCTAATGAAAAGCTTTCGCAAAAAGAAGTGCAGCTGCAGGCATTGAACAGCCAGCTGGAAGACAGGGTACTTAGCAGAACACGTGATCTGCAGCAGGCCCGTATCGATGCGGAACGCCAGCGGGACAGGCTGGAGCGTTTCCTGATGGAAGCACCAGCCATCATCTGTATTCACAGCGGACCGGATTTTATCTTTGAGTTTATCAACCCCCTGTACCAGCGCGTGTTCCCCGGCCGCCAATTGCTGGGCAAACCCCTGCTGGAGGGCTTGCCGGAGCTGGCAGACCAGCCTGTGTGGCCCATTATTAAACAGGTTTACGAAACTGGAGAAACCTATGTAGGCCGGGAGGTGCTAATGCCGATGGCCAGCCATGATGGCGGCCCTCTTCAAAATAATTATTACACCTTTACCTATCAGCCCCGCTACGATACAGCGGGTAAAATTGATGGCATTATGGTATTTGCCTACGATGTTACCAAGCAGGTGCAGGCCAGAAAAGTGGTGGAAGAAAGCGCTGCCCGTTTTCATTTTATGGCCGATGCCATGCCCCAGAAGGTGTGGACAGCCAATGCCAATGGAGATGTAGATTATTTTAACCAGAAATGGCTAGATTATACCGGCCTCACCTTCGAGGAGCTAAAGGGCTGGGGCTGGAGAAGTATTATACATCCTGATGATTGGGAAGAAACCAGGCTGGTATGGATGCAGTCTATAGATACCGGCCTTGATTTTCAGCTGGAACATCGCTTAAGAGCAAAAGAAGATGAATATCGCTGGCACCTGAGCAGGGGAATTGCCCAGCGTGATGCCAGTGGCACCATCAGCATGTGGGTTGGCACCAATACCGATATACACGACAGGAAAATAGCAGGTGAAAAACTCTTGCTGGCGCAGGAAGATCTGAAAGCCACAAATGCAGAACTGAACAAGATCAACAACGACCTCGATAATTTTATCTATACAGCCTCTCATGATCTGAGAAGCCCCATTTTAAATCTGGAAGGATTGGTGGCTTTGGCAAGAAAGAATTTTGAAGAGAAAATTGCAGAAAAAGACCGGTCAGTTCTGGAGATGATGGAATCTTCCATATTGCGGCTGAAAAGCACCATCCTGGATCTGGCAGAAATAACAAAGACACAGAAAGGCAGCAGCGAAGCGCCGGAGCAGCTTTTATTTGCAGCTATTCTGGAAGAGCTGAAGGCCGACCTGGCAGGTAACCTTGAGGTGACAGGTGCAAGCTTCCGGGAAGATCTGCAGGTTACCGGGTTGCTCTATCCAAAAAAGAACCTGAGGAGCATTCTATATAATCTTCTTTCCAATGCCATTAAATACCAGTCGCCACAGCGGCCCCTGGTGGTAGAGACAAAAACCTGGCGGGAGGCAGGCCATGTTGTGCTAAGTGTAACAGATAATGGCATAGGCCTTAGCCCTGAGCAGCTGCCTAAGCTCTTTACTATGTTTAAGCGGCTGCATACCCATGTAGAAGGAACTGGCATTGGTCTTTATATTGTTAAACGCATAGTAGAAAATGCCGGAGGCAGGATAGAAGTAGAGAGCAGCCTGAACCAGGGAACAAGCTTCAAAGTATATTTTAAAGCTTAGCATAACACATACAGATTTTGAAAGCTTTAAAACAGCAGCAACATCTTTATGGAATTAGCCGCATATAAAGCGGGATAGTTCTTAATTTTGCCAGCACTGATCTGACGCAAAAACACATGGGCAAGGGAAATTCTTTGATCTATAGTATACTGGCTGCTAAATGCCCCAGGTGCCGCGAGGGGAACATGTTCCTGAAAGGTGCTCTGTACACCAGGCGCTTCGCTGAAATGAATCCCCGCTGCCCCTGCTGCGGCCAGCCTTTCGAGCCAGAGCCTGGTTACTATTTTGGGGCTATGTTTGTAAGCTATGCCATTACCACCGCTATTTTTCTGGTGGCTTTGTTTTTCCTGAACCTGCTGGTGGAAGAAATAACCATGCTGATGGTCTTCATAACCGTGGTGGGCATAGTGGTTGGTCTCCTGCCTATCATCTTCAGGCTTTCCAGGTCTATCTGGATCAATATTTTTGTGCGCTACGAAGGGCCCTGTGATAAGATCAGAAAGCTATAATACCCACTAAGGATTAGTATATTGACTGATGAAGGCACCATCGGCATTGATGTTTACCTCATCGCCCACCATGGAAGCCATAAAGCCCCGGCCAATGTTAAAGTCAGAACGTTTTAATGTTCCGGTTACCTGAAAGCCAGAGGTAAGGGCTTTGGTGGTGGGGTCCTGGGTAGTGCCTTTGTACAGAAGGTCCATGCTAACCACTTTGGTTACCCCATGCATGCTTAAATCTCCGGTCAGTTTATAAGTATTAGGGCCTGTTTTAGTAATGGAGGTGCTCCTGAAGGTTATTTGTGGCAGGTTCTCCACATCAAAAAAATTATCGCTTCTTAAATCATTATCCCTTCTTTTGATATCGGTATCTATAGAAGCAGCATCTACTGTTAAACTAAAAACAGCGTCGCTGAAATCTTCTTTAGAGGAAAGAATAGTGGCCTCAAAGTTTTTAAATAAGCCATGCACCTCATTAATGCCCATGCTGGTAACACTAAAGCCAAGTTTGGATTGCTTTTGATCAGACTTCCACTGTGGTTGTGCAAACACGGCAAAAGTGTGCCATGCAATAGCAGCGAAGGTTAACATTAATTTTTTCATGGCTGTATTAGGTTTATCCCTTACTGTAGGTTATGATTTGGGCTGTTGTGTCTGCGACAGCAGCTTTTAAGCATATCAGAAGCTATTTCATATTTTTTTTAGAATTAACAAACAGATGTTGCAGGTATTTATTTTCTTTCCTGTAGCAATTGTTTGCAGTCAGCTGAACACGGCATTAGTCTTTGAAGGCCAGTCCCTTGTGCAGTTACAACAGCTGTTTGACGGTTTAAAAAACCTGGCCTGAGGTGTGCAGATTTCCTGAAGTTTTCCGGATATTTCAACTTCTCTTTTTTTCTGATGGTTTTTCAGAACGGTAAATTTTTTATTCAATCCCTGAAATTTGTTTCCAGCAGGAGGTAAGCAGCAGTACCTTTCAGGAAATATAGCTGCAACACTTTGATAATCTGCTGGAAAACCTGGATAGCCAAGGGCCGTTTTCCAGATGTTGATTTTTTTGCCAGATGGGGTAGCTCATGCTGCTGAACAAAAAATTCTATTTCAACAGTAAAAAAATTATCAGGGGCAGAAGGGGAATTCAAACGTTTACGGGCACCAGATTTACCCGCTAAGCCTGCTACACCTGGTCAGGATTGAAAACAAAATAGCAGCGAACTCTATTGATGAAGGGTAAAGATGTTTTAACTTCAGCCCTAAGGCATCCGTATTCTCATTTTATTACTGTGCACTTAATCCCCCCTCACCGCATGGATTATACGCTAAAGTGCCTCTAATTTTCTAAAAAATCCCTTTGCATATGAGCAATTACAACAAATGGTATCATCCCTACGATATTGACGAAAAATACAGTACCCGCGTAGCTTACTTCTCTATGGAGTTTGGTATCGATCAGGCTCTTAAAATCTACTCCGGCGGATTGGGCTACCTGGCAGGATCGCATATGCGCAGTGCCTATGATTTACGGCAAAATCTGATTGGCGTAGGAATGTTATGGAAGTATGGATACTATGATCAGGTTCGGAACGATGATCAGACCATGCGCATCCAGTTTCAGAAAAAATACTATACCTACCTGGAAGATACCGGCATAAAAGTACCCGTTGTGATTCATGGCAATACAGTATGGGTTAAAGCCATGGTACTAAAGCCGGAAACATTTGGTACAGTGCCTGTTTACCTGCTTACCACCGATATTCCGGAAAACGATTACCTGGCCCGCACCATTTCTTATAAGCTATATGATGTAACCCCTGAGGCCCGCATTGCACAAAGCATTGTGCTGGGTATTGGCGGTGCCAAAGTTGTAGACGCATTGGGTGGGGCTGATATATTCCATATGAATGAAGCCCATGCCCTGCCACTGGCCTTCTACAAATATGAGAAGAGAAAAGATTTGAATGCTGTCAGAAACAGGATTGTGTTAACCACACACACACCTGAAAAAGCCGGCAATGAAGAGCGTGATATTCACCTGCTCAACCGGATGAATTTCTTTAACGGCCTTCCGCTGGAGAAAGTCAGGGACATTACCGGTATGTATGGCGATATGTTTAACTATACCCTGGCGGCCCTGCGCATTGCCAGGGTGGCCAATGGCGTATCGCAGCTGCATGGCCATGTTGCACGCGATATGTGGTATGGCAATGATAATATTGCTGAAATTAAGGCCATTACCAATGCACAAAATGTGCCTTTCTGGAGAGATAAGGCACTGCAGCAGGCATTGGAAAATAGCGACGACAGGGCCCTGGTGCATCGGAAAGCCGAAATGAAAAAAACACTTTTTGAAGTGGTGGCCGACCAGACGGGCAAAATTTTTAGACCAGATGTACTCACCATTGTATGGGCCAGAAGATTTGCAGGCTATAAAAGGGCCGATCTGCTGCTGCGCGATATACACTATTTCTTTTACCTGATTAACCGCAGCGACCAGCCGGTACAGTTTATCTGGGCGGGCAAGCCTTATCCTTTCGATCATGGTGCTATCGAAATCTTCGATAAACTGGTAAAGCTTTCCTATCAGAAAGATAATTTTGCGGTATTAACGGGCTATGAGATAGACCTGTCTAAAAAACTGAAGCAGGGCGCCGATGTATGGCTTAACACTCCCCGCAGGCCACGGGAAGCATCAGGCACCAGCGGCATGACGGCAGCCATGAACGGCGCCATCAACTTTACCATTCAGGATGGCTGGATTCCTGAATTTGCGCGTCATCAGGAAAACAGTTTCCTTATTCCTGTAACGGACACTAATCTGCCGGATGCCGAACAGGACGATAATGATTATAACAACATGATGAGAATACTTCAGAACGAAGTAATACCTATGTATTACAACGACAGAAGCAGGTGGATCTCCATCATGAAGCAGGGCATGCGCGATGTGGTTCCCTACTTTAGCGCCAACAGAATGGCCGATGAATATTATCGGGAAATATACCATCACCCAAATGTGGAGTCGCAGAGTAGGGC of the Flammeovirgaceae bacterium 311 genome contains:
- a CDS encoding subtilisin-like serine protease (COG1404 Subtilisin-like serine proteases), which translates into the protein MKINYKSGAVYGLMLGLTVSFSCSDNLELDAENPTSPAIMSAANLNDGSASQLIKLKYNSYIVISTGTLPADLKQQIKSLNGEVTATMDEVGIATVTSTDPNFAAKAGKIKGVSSVIRDLEVQWYDPTTHKVIEADEDTYGNPPFSGDDDQRFDLQWGHDAIDAPEAWNAGARGKGVRIAVLDSGFDLDHPDLAPNIDMAASKNFVTGEVLQYALPDVGSHGTHTAGTIAAADNGIGIIGVAPEAQLILVKVLRDSGSGSFGWMMQGILHATAQGADVINMSLGAAVPRNGKFLDDNGTPDDPSDDFIVSDTKAVQELITAINKVTSYAKQQGVTLIASAGNDANNGQRDKSLVHIPSSSPSVISISATAPIGWILDPFNTNLDNLASYSNYGTSDVDFAAPGGDYLLAFEDRGFEIISIAGIRQYAYAFDYVYSAGNGTNPAGNYYWSVGTSMAGPHAAGVAALIVGQNGGDMDPAKVEAVMRASADDLGKPGRDPLYGHGRVNAYKAVTAVQ
- a CDS encoding D-lactate dehydrogenase (COG1052 Lactate dehydrogenase and related dehydrogenases), with amino-acid sequence MKVIFFSTKAYDKQFFTQANQQWGFNLDFLEVPLNRSTAVLARGHEVVCVFVNDVVNADVLEELARQGVRLLALRCAGYNNVDLKKAAELGIKVVRVPAYSPYSVAEHTLALILTLNRKTHRAYNRVKEGNFALSGLMGFDLHGKTVGLIGLGKIGLVTGRILKGFGCRVLGYDIQRSAEADETGIEFSDLDMLYAQSDIISLHCPLTPDTYHLINENSIARMKKGVMLINTSRGALIDTRAVIAGLKSEQISYLGLDVYEEEADLFFEDLSSRVIQDDVFMRLLSFNNVLITGHQAFFTSNALQSIAEVTLHNISQFQNQQALQNEVCLA
- a CDS encoding L-lactate permease (COG1620 L-lactate permease) — translated: MSGLNLPLNPECLAAMAYFLALLPIVLLIVLSLLRSVKEAVLVAALLSAVLFFYWGAGVNHFLGTLAVSLVTTLNILMIVFGAAFLYNIMDKTGMIGKISHSLDDLHPSKELRFFLLAICLTAFFEGWLALVRRVPLCHCCS
- a CDS encoding L-lactate transport (COG1620 L-lactate permease), giving the protein MGFEAVLSVSVVLLFDGLFALFGAVGTPVLIGLQVPLQLSPHQVQQISLLAAGLGVLASSVILLFIFRLFAASHAPLQHKGKVVLLYLFFAVPFCLFAYLIAELATVLAALLMLALSIWYLKRRDTRIDLSPWLPYLLLAILLLLPKLFNPLSRWIGWDVGFADLFGSGISTSFKPMQSPLIPFLIVGFGVALYKKSPSLYLGDAFKKILNVFVVLFPSIAVAQLMINSGVTQPSMIQYISELQSGLGSFYPLMAPFVGVVGAFITGSTTISNVVFGASQLETAQLLAMEPVVILSLQHTGAALGNSICLFNINAAASIANLQNYRQVLANNLLPAVCGTLLAGLLGLGLLFLL
- a CDS encoding YfiH family protein (COG1496 Uncharacterized conserved protein), with the translated sequence MNGLRLWQCESLSKEAAVKHFITDRSTAEEGKEFTLSYSSSPDREEIQTNRSRLAAAMGVGEHQLYLPSQVHKTNITRVSSHTEKQELMETDALITNEKGLCIAVLAADCVPILLYDRKNAAVGAVHSGWRGTVAHILKKTLQEMQSAFGTRGTDLLACIGPSVCQESYEVGPEVVQEVEKAFGAHSDLLNPQAGQKARLDLWMANKMQLQEFGVKDSAIEITNLCTVKNNQHFFSARKGDSGRFAAGIMLV
- a CDS encoding Cyanobacterial phytochrome A (COG2202 FOG: PAS/PAC domain), which encodes MDELRSYKNRLTFSEVRFEAIAQTATDVIVISDEHSNIIFANNKAYEVFGYQQGELVGLSLGVLMPERYRQGHITGMQRYMASGIPKLIGHTIEIEGLRKDGTVFPLELSLSSWKEEENYFFSGIIRDITKRKQQEKEKEKNGLLLVEKQKELEAANEELLLFQEELQATNEELRASNEKLSQKEVQLQALNSQLEDRVLSRTRDLQQARIDAERQRDRLERFLMEAPAIICIHSGPDFIFEFINPLYQRVFPGRQLLGKPLLEGLPELADQPVWPIIKQVYETGETYVGREVLMPMASHDGGPLQNNYYTFTYQPRYDTAGKIDGIMVFAYDVTKQVQARKVVEESAARFHFMADAMPQKVWTANANGDVDYFNQKWLDYTGLTFEELKGWGWRSIIHPDDWEETRLVWMQSIDTGLDFQLEHRLRAKEDEYRWHLSRGIAQRDASGTISMWVGTNTDIHDRKIAGEKLLLAQEDLKATNAELNKINNDLDNFIYTASHDLRSPILNLEGLVALARKNFEEKIAEKDRSVLEMMESSILRLKSTILDLAEITKTQKGSSEAPEQLLFAAILEELKADLAGNLEVTGASFREDLQVTGLLYPKKNLRSILYNLLSNAIKYQSPQRPLVVETKTWREAGHVVLSVTDNGIGLSPEQLPKLFTMFKRLHTHVEGTGIGLYIVKRIVENAGGRIEVESSLNQGTSFKVYFKA
- a CDS encoding hypothetical protein (COG2353 Uncharacterized conserved protein): MLTFAAIAWHTFAVFAQPQWKSDQKQSKLGFSVTSMGINEVHGLFKNFEATILSSKEDFSDAVFSLTVDAASIDTDIKRRDNDLRSDNFFDVENLPQITFRSTSITKTGPNTYKLTGDLSMHGVTKVVSMDLLYKGTTQDPTTKALTSGFQVTGTLKRSDFNIGRGFMASMVGDEVNINADGAFISQYTNP